The Petrotoga sibirica DSM 13575 DNA segment CAATTTAATAGTAAATAATTTTGAACATACCAACATTATTGATTTTTTTGTAAATGAAAATACAGGCGAAATTTCCACAATTGTAGAGAATAATTACCTTAAAACTTATGATTTGAAGGAAAAGTGCATTAACCATTATTACTCAACTTCTTCTATACCCACACATGTGGAATGGATCCTCAACAATAAATATACTATAATCGCCGAAAATGATGGAACAATAGAAGTTTTTAACAACGATACCTCTCTTCTTAATTACAAAATAAACGTAACCAACGAATCTATCACCTCTTTATCTAGCTTTGGCGAAAGAATAGTATTTACTTCCTTAGATAAAACGATCTACGTATACAATATCACCAAAAGAAAGGTCGAATTTCAACGGAGGTTTTCAACAATACCAACGGTCGCAGAATTTTATGATGAGAATACCATATTAGTAGCAGACCATTCTGGTAGGATTTATTTAATAGATTATTCGAATGGTACAGAAATAAATACCCTTAAAATTGATAATTATTCCATAATTAAATTGGCGATAGTAAATAACAATGTATATGCTTTTTCTATGAATGGAAATATTTATGTATTGAATAAAGATTTGAAGATAATAGATTCTTTTTCATTAGGTTTAACGATTAGAGAGGTCGCTTTTTCACCATCAAATGAAAATTTTACTGTATTAACTTTGAATCATAGAATCTTACTTTTTGATTCTTCTAATTTAAAAAAAGTTCAAGAACTAAAGTTTGATACTTTTAGTATTAAATCTCTTGAATGGAGTTATAACAAAAGCGATATTATTTACGTAAACGATGGAGTTAACATATACTCTTTAAATATTGAATCAAAATCCATTGAAAAATTACTGGAATTAAAAAAACCCGATGTTATAAAAATTATAAGAAATAATAATCTTATTTATTACTTAACTTCCAACAGTGAAATAGGTGTTTTTAATATTGATTCAGCAAAAATTGAGAATCATTTTTCTTTTTCTGAAGAAGCAGTTGATTTTGAAATAACAAAAAATGGATATTTGATACTTTCAGAAAATTCCGGATACGTGTCGCTTTACGATCCTGAAGGTACATTAAAAGAAAATAAGAAAATTAGTGATTTTAAATTAACCACTTTGAAGCTTTCTCCTTCAGAAAAGTTCTTAATTGCAGGAGGATGGGATAATAATGTTTATATGCTTACACTACCCGATTTAAGTGTTTATAAGAAAGTTGAAAACCTTCATAGTAATTGGATAAAAGATATTTCTATCAATTACGAAGAAAATAAAATAGCCATGGCAAGCTTAGATAAAAAGGTAAGCATATCAGATTTTCCAACCTTTAAAAATACAATTTACGTAGAAGAATTTCCCTACATTATTTGGTCACTGGATTGGGCTAATAATTCAAATTTTCTTTCTATGGGAGGATTTGAAGGAGTTTTACGTTTATGGGATGGAAGGTTTAATCAATTATATAAAAAATTTGATATTATTACATCTCCAATAAAGGTAATTAAGTGGAGTCCCGATGATAACTACATAGCTACAGGAACAACAGATGGAAATGTCTATATTTGGAATAGTAAAAGTAGAACCTTACAATCAACTATAAATGTTTCCAATGGAGAAATCAATGATTTAGCTTGGAGCGATGATGAAAGGTATTTGTATGCCTTGAGTAAAGGTAATTTGTTGAGTCTCATAGATCTTCAGCAAAATACTATAACTTTGAAAAGTATTATTTTTGAAAACGGCTACTCTGTTTCCTACAGAAAAAACGGAGAGTATACTACTAACATCCCCGAAAAAGAAGAAAACAAATTTTTCTATAAAAATAATCCTATAAGCCTTTTCGAAGCTGTCACCTTTAAAAGGAAAGAATCTATAAACATTCCCGTATTAGAAGGACCGATTATAAACGTACCTTCAGAATTTTTGGTCTCAGATAAAAACAACTCTCTGCTTCTCAGTGCTTTTGACAATAATCTTATTACAAAAATTGAAATATTAGGTCAAACTTTTTTAGTTAACAGCCAATCTTACTATCTATCATTGGAGATAAATCCTGAAAAGCTTACATCAAATGTCCTTGAAATATCTGCTTACGACAATGATAGAAATAAATCCACAAAATATGTTAATTTGAAGTTTGAGAACATATATCTTCAAGTATTCACTAATCAAGCAGAAATCACAAACGAGGAAGGGGAAATTATAGCTATTGCAAGTCGAGGAGACCTTCTAAAATTAAAGGGAGTTTTAGGAGATACTTATAAAGTAGAATATATTGACAAAGAAGGATATATTAAAAAAGCATTTGTCACCCTTTAAAAAAGCCCTCAAATGAGGGCCTTTTAATTTTATTATCTTATTAATTAAGCTTTTTGTGTTTTTTTACGCCTCTTTACCATACTGATAACAATCGGACTGGCAATATACAAGGAAGAATAAGTCCCAATTATGACTCCCACAGTTAATCCAAATGCGAATGAAGCTATTGATCTTCCTCCCAAAAGAAGCATAATAAAAACAACTATGAATGTAGTCAAGGAAGTATTTAGTGATCTTACAATAACTTCATTAATACTTTTATTGGTAACTCTCTCTATATCCATCCCATGATTTTTCGATCTATTTTCTCTTATTCTATCGTAAATAACAATAGTATCGTTTAAAGAATAACCCGCTAAAGTAAGAAATGCGGCTATAGCGGTTAAGTTCATTTCTATACCAAAGAGA contains these protein-coding regions:
- a CDS encoding WD40 repeat domain-containing protein, with amino-acid sequence MRKFFLLFFLTIFSINLFSNLIVNNFEHTNIIDFFVNENTGEISTIVENNYLKTYDLKEKCINHYYSTSSIPTHVEWILNNKYTIIAENDGTIEVFNNDTSLLNYKINVTNESITSLSSFGERIVFTSLDKTIYVYNITKRKVEFQRRFSTIPTVAEFYDENTILVADHSGRIYLIDYSNGTEINTLKIDNYSIIKLAIVNNNVYAFSMNGNIYVLNKDLKIIDSFSLGLTIREVAFSPSNENFTVLTLNHRILLFDSSNLKKVQELKFDTFSIKSLEWSYNKSDIIYVNDGVNIYSLNIESKSIEKLLELKKPDVIKIIRNNNLIYYLTSNSEIGVFNIDSAKIENHFSFSEEAVDFEITKNGYLILSENSGYVSLYDPEGTLKENKKISDFKLTTLKLSPSEKFLIAGGWDNNVYMLTLPDLSVYKKVENLHSNWIKDISINYEENKIAMASLDKKVSISDFPTFKNTIYVEEFPYIIWSLDWANNSNFLSMGGFEGVLRLWDGRFNQLYKKFDIITSPIKVIKWSPDDNYIATGTTDGNVYIWNSKSRTLQSTINVSNGEINDLAWSDDERYLYALSKGNLLSLIDLQQNTITLKSIIFENGYSVSYRKNGEYTTNIPEKEENKFFYKNNPISLFEAVTFKRKESINIPVLEGPIINVPSEFLVSDKNNSLLLSAFDNNLITKIEILGQTFLVNSQSYYLSLEINPEKLTSNVLEISAYDNDRNKSTKYVNLKFENIYLQVFTNQAEITNEEGEIIAIASRGDLLKLKGVLGDTYKVEYIDKEGYIKKAFVTL